The stretch of DNA GGGATCTACCGGATTTGAATCAATGACTTAATTTTTGACCTTTTCTTAACTATTGGCAGTGCTCGCTCGATATAAACAAACTATTAAAACATGAAAAATAAAAATACTAGGCGCAAGCTCCCTTTGACGGGATTAGCTCCGGGTGCGCAAGCTATGCAAACTCTGGTGAAAAAAATTCTTGGGAATAAGTAGTTGTTAAGGTAATTGCTTAACAAGTTTGGGGTTTCTTAAATCCTATAATAGCTTATAGGATAATAGACAGCTAGATGACGAGCTTGCGCCTGAGAATTGTTGTTACATATTGCATATAACTTTCTTAAGTACTCCAGATTATTTTCGCCGTCATCATCCTCATCTATTTAGAGGATGATGATGATGGTGATTAACCTACCGGATGATTAGTATTACATACAGACAGACGTACAGACGTATGTCTGTACTTATTCTCTTAATAATAAATATTAAAAATATTATTTATGAATAGTAACTATCCCTTATTTTGAATAAACGAAATTTTAACAAATGGTTTTGTTGAAAATATATTATATATATTTATAATAATGGCTTTTCTTACAGGAATATATAGCATTATTGCAAATTTAATTAAATTTGTTATTAATTATATTAATATAAAGATTACTAAAATAATAACTCTAATAGAGAATTGATTAAAAAAAAGTGACTCTTCATTTGTTTATTTTATTCTGCTTTTATATCTTTTAGTTAATATACATATTTCACTAAATTTTGTTCTATATTTTAGAATAGTAATCTTAGGTTTTATCTCTATTAAAAATATGGAGATAAGTACATTAATATCTTTCATAGATTATATTTCAGAAATTATAGCTAATATAATAGATAGAAATACTCTAAAGATGGGTGGTACTGATTCAGATTCTAACCCGTTAAGTCATGTTTATGAGTTTGCTAGTAAATCTTCTAAACCAAAAGAGGTAGAAAAAGCAATCCCAAATTTACCTGAAAATGTTCCTAAATACCCCGGTAAAATTGTAAAACCGGTACCTAATAATTTATTAGAAAAAAGAGGGCTATCATCTATGTCGGTTGAAATGCCATCTAATACTACAAATCCTTCTGATATAGAAAGGTTAAATAATTTATTGGAGGATATAAAAAAATCTTTAGAGTTATATGATAATCAATCTCTAAAATTTAGAAAACATATATCTGAGGTCAATAATAATGATCCAAATTGTGTTTATGATCCTAGATCTAAAGAATTATTCAAGGATTATATTAAATTAGTTGATCTTTTAAAAGATCAACAAAAAGATATGGGGAATAAAATTATAAATGAATTAAAAAATATTGACCCCAATATAAAACATAAATATTTTAAATAATATTTATATATATTGTATGTCGTTTGGCTTACTTTATTCATTTTAGGTCGATGAGTATTGTGTACGAAGTCAGCATGACTATAAATCAACCTACTTACCAGACGCAAGCAGAACTTGCACCATACTAGGCTGGGGGCGCTATATGTAGAAATGCGAAATCGACTAAAGGCAGGAATGCCCATTTGGTCATGGTCTGCGACACGACTAAATATAATAATAAATATAGTGATTTTTTAGAAAAGTTAACTTAGGGTAAAATATATTAAAAAGATAAAAATTTGGAATAATATGGAGAAAAATTAAAGGAATGAGCGATCGGTAAATAATATTATATTAAATAATTAATTCTAAATTGCTAACTTACAAGTTTCTAAATACCCCTTTTTTGTAGAAATATATTTACAACATTTAGTTTAAATTAATCCATATTAATAAAAAATTACATAAAGATCCTAGGATCTTTCTGGAAGGCGCAAGCTCTATATTTATATAAATATATTTAATAAGGCGCGAGCTCATATGTTTGCATACTACTGCTACATAGACGGCTGCTATACTTAATTAGTGATATGCTGTGCTTTTTATATTTAAGGCGCAAGCTTTATATTTAAGCTAAATATTTTAAGCACTGGCTTAAAAGCGAACTGCTGAGTGGAGCTTGCGCCTCCAAGTACATTATTGTAGGCGCAAGCTCCACTCATGACATTTTTTGGAGCTTGTTATAATAAACTTATATTAGAATAGATAGATCAGGTTTTTAAATTAAATTTACATAAAAAAGATATATGAATACTTTATTTAATACTGTTAATTTTTGAAGATATAATAGTAGTCCTCTAACTCAATTTGAAATAAAAGATCTAATAAGCATTGATACTCCTATTTTAGGGAATTTACATATTTCTATCACTAATATAGGGTTTTATTTAACAATGGGGGCTTTTTTTTTATTAATTATAAATTTATTAAGTACAAATTACAATAAATTAATTGGTAATAGCTGATCCATAAGTCAAGAATCTTTATATGCAACTCTTCATAGTATCGTAGTAAATCAAATAAATCCTAAAAATGGTCAAATATATTTTCCTTTTATTTATGCTTTATTTATATTTATTTTAATAAATAATTTAATTGGGATGGTACCATATAGCTTTGCTTCTACAAGCCATTTTGTTTTAACATTTGCTCTTAGTTTTACTATAGTTTTAGGTGCAACTATTTTAGGGTTCCAAAAACATGGATTAGAATTTTTTTCTTTATTAGTACCAGCTGGTTGTCCTCTAGGATTACTACCTTTATTAGTATTAATAGAGTTTATCTCATACCTTGCGAGAAATATATCTTTAGGTCTTAGATTAGCTGCAAACATACTTTCAGGTCATATGCTGTTACATATTTTAGCAGGTTTTACTTATAATATTATGACATCGGGTATTATATTCTTTTTCCTGGGTTTAATTCCTTTAGCCTTCATTATTGCTTTTTCTGGATTAGAGTTAGGTATTGCCTTTATACAGGCTCAAGTTTTTGTAGTATTAACAAGTGGATATATAAAAGACGCACTTGATCTACATTAAAATAAAATGCGGCAAAAGTTTTTTAGTTTTTTTTTTTTAGAGTTTGCGCCCGTAGCTTTAAGACTTTATAATTTTTGTTTTTACCTGAAATGTTTTAGTTTATTACCTCCTGTATTATTTATATATGTGCGCATTAACACAGACTTGGGTATACCAATTTGATTATACCTAAGTATTGCCTTCTTATTTCTTTATTTTCTTTAGTGCTTGCATAGCTTGCGCACCCATAGTATACAAATAGGTGTAAGTAGTTATGGCAAATAAGGACCATGCGTATAGGCCGTTTGTTATTTTTAATTAAGTAAATTAAAGACACAAGCTCCTCCTATTCCAAGTTTTAGTTGGCTTGCATACTTACGAAGTCGTCTGCTTACGCTATAAAAAAAATTTTTTTATTATAAACTCTGTATAAAAATGGTAATACAGAGTTTATATATATATAATAAAAACTAAGCCCGGGTAGTTTAAAGGTAAAACCTTAATTTCATACGTTAAAGATGAGAATTCGATTTTCTCCCCAGGTTACTACTTATTTCGTAGGGCTAGGCATATGAGTTTGCGTCCTATGTCGAGCTTTACATATAGCGCCCACAGTAACTACTTTTATCTAATACTTTAAAATCAAAATCAGAAGGTACTGAACCTAATACTTTTTTTACATCGGGAAAATTTATAGGATCACGAAAATTGTCGGAAAATATTTCTAATGTTTCTTCATTAAAACAACCCTTATTTTGAGTAGTACGGATATTTTTCCTTATATCCTCATATAATTTCAATAGGTATTTATCATCAGAGTATATTTTAACATAAGTTAATTTTAATAGATTAACAAGACATTCCATTTTATTAGCTGGTATAGCTAAACAATCATGGGTTGTGTATATATTTTTAACATCAGTTGATTCTTTAAAATAAAAGTCTAATAATAAAGCTAGAGAAGCTGCATCTAATGAGTGCACTAAATTAGGCATAAAAGCTGTAACTTGTTTATCTGAATTGAATTTAGCTTTATTTAGAACTCTCAGAGAGAATTTCTTATTAGAATGGTTGAAAGGTTTTATCCTTACCTCATCACTCATCATATAGCTTTGTTTTACAACTAAACCTGATGGTAATGTCCATATGATGAGAATCTCTAATAAAGTACAAACTTTAGCTACTTGGTTTAAATACTGAACTAAAAGTTTTAATTTATGAAATCTTTCGTATAGTACTTTTCTTAACCCTTTACCCAATATCGTAAAATCTCTACGTTTTAGACGTATACTAGGATTAGCTTTATAGATAAACCATTATTCTGTACTATCATCTAATACAAATCCATCTTTTATATAGTTAATAAGAGAGAAGCTACTAACATTATAGGGTATTGTCATAATAGCTTTTTTAATAATATCCCTAATAATCTTCATATCAATTAATCTAATATACGAATCTCTCTTCTAGAAGGCGCAAGCTCTAAATTTTTATTTTCTGAAAGCTCTGTTTTTAAATAATCGATAAAACAAACAACTACGAATGAATAAAAATCTTTAGGTTTATCATCCCAAGTAGATTCATTTAAATTTAATTCTTGACCTAATTTTGAGTCTAAACTTAATAAAGATAAATGCTGAAATCCATTACATGTAGCATCCATTAGGATAGGTAGATATGTCTCAAATCAACTAATATCATGATTATCTAGGCATTTTAAGTATCTATTATACTCTATACAAAAAGCTAAAAAAAATTTTTTATTTTTAGCTTGTTTAATCAATATACCATTACCATAATTTTTTATATTATTTATATTTGGAGCTTGCGCCCTACTCATTTTATTCTATCATTTGCTGGTAATTTATCTAAACCAAAGCTAGATCTTCCATATATTTTTAAATAATTTAAGGCGGTAATATTTTTTTTAGACATTTTACCAAGTTTACTAAACAATAATAAAGCTTTAGCTAAATCTTTTGATTGATAATGTAAATATTCTGGAAGACAGTTTATTCTACCTCTAAAATCTGCATTAACAGGTATAAAAAAATTCAGGTACATTTCTAAATATTTCAGCTAATCCTAGTATATTTTCTTGAAGTTCTTTTTTACTTAAGGCGCAAGCTCTAACTATCTAATTATACCTTTTCTTTTTTAGTTAACTTAGATTTTTCGAGTAAAGTATGAATATAACTAGAATCTATCAATTCTTTTTCGAAATAATCACTACCATATAATTCAATAAAATCTAAGACCTCTGTGTTAATTTTATATTATACCGAACTTAAATTATTTACTATATCATATATTATATAAATATCTAGGATTTGACTTCTCTCACGAACATTTCACTTTTGTTTTACAATATCCATATTAAAACGTACATCATTAATTAAATAACCTCCATTTACTCTATTTGTATAAGGTTTAGGCTTTACTATCATAGGAATTCTTTTTGGTAAAACAAGTACTGACCCAATTTTAGGTAATACCTTTAAAACCTTGTTAGTAGGTTTTCAAACAATTGATTTTTCTTTATATCCTAATGTTATAGTTTCCATTTCTAATAAATCCGCCTCTTTTGTAAAAATTGATATTTTTTGTCCTAATGAAAATTGAAATATATTATTTAAAAGTTTTTCTACTAAATCCTTATTATCCCGAATTCAACTAGATAAATAGTAATACTTTTGTTCCTCTAGACTTAATTTAATTTTAGTATTAATAAATTCCATATAAAAAAGTTATTTACTAGTTATTCTCCCATTTCAAAAGCTACAGTTGAAGTGTTATTTGAGTTGTCTAACTTTTTAGAATGATAAGATAATATTCATCATTTTTTTCTTTTTTTTTAAGTTTAGTCATAAAATGATTAGGATAATCATTATGAAAATTATTAATTGTAGTAATTAAAGTAGGTTTGACTTTAATAAATATCTCAGCTAATTTAGGGTTAAAAACAGAATAGTCTATAATTCCAAGGTTTTTTGATTTTAGTTTTTCTTTAAAACCAGTGTAAGCAAATGAAGATAATAATTCTTCTAACATCATTTGTGTTTCTTCATTAATAGGGTGATTAAGAAGAACACTAGTTAAGTTTTTAAATATAAAAGTATTAGCTTTAAAACTTTTTTTTAGATTTTTACCATTCATATCCTCAACATTTGTACTATATAATCTATAAGTTATTGATGTTGCACCACACGAAAGAAGAAGTGAAAGAGAAAAAGCTCTAAAACCATTGCTTAAGTTTAAGCATGTACGACCAAAAGAAAAATTGAATAAGTTATTATGGGTAATACCACGTCTTTGTATTGTGATTAGATGTAATATTGAAGGACCACGCAATAGTGGTGAATGTTTTCAAACCCCTCTATTTTTATTTTTGTATAAATTTATACCTTTTAGACAAAATCAGTTAAGCCCTTGGTGAGGCAAGTGGTACAAATAGTTTTTTTTAGAGCTCACACCCTTAAAAAAAAACTATGGTACTTAATCTGAAATCGAAGGGTCAGCGATTAAATATTATTTTTATGAAAAATTACATACGGAATATATGTAGTCCACTTTAAGTAAATTTTAATTATCTAATGAAACTAAAAGTGTACCTTTCATAAGGTACTGCGAGAGTATTTACGTATAAATACGAACCTTTTTTTAGATTTGGATTTAGTATATAAGTACTTGGGTATTATACACTAAATATTTATTAGGGGTTGTTTTTATCAGAAAATAACCACAAATTTTTAAAAAATTTGTGAGGGTATATAAAGCTAAAATCCATGATTTTCAATTTTCTACTGCTTTAGAGAAAAATTCAAAAATTGGATCTTTAGAGATGATAGACTACTCTCTATATATGTCCCAAATTACAAGTTGAAATCTTACTCTTCTCGCTTTAATATATAATATTAGCGAGCTCTATAGATTTAAAGGAAGGAGACTATTGTTATTAAATCGCTAGTTATTCCTCTTAATTATGCAATAGGAGGTACAGGGTAGTGTGGACACATATGCTCCATTCTTGTTTTATTTATTCCTATATCCTGTTAAATTATTATATAAATTTTAATAGTATTAAAATTTTATAGAAATCTTAGATTATTAAAAAATCTACTTTTTTATCGTAACTTAAAAGAAATTAGCTCAATGGTAGAGCAACCGTTTTACACACGGAAGGCTATGAGTTCGAATCTCCTATTTCTTATAAGGCAGGTGCGAGCTCTATATTTATAGCTCGCACCTAAACATGATTAAATTTAGGTGCGTTCTCTAAATATATTGATATATATTATAAAGTTTTGTGTAGTTTATAGTAGGATGCTTGGTTTGGTTTAATTATCTTTATTATTTTTTTTTCAATTTAAATTTATTTTTTTTTTACACACCCATGAGAATATTAAAAAGCCATCCTTTATTGAAATTAGTTAATTCCTACCTTATTGATGCGTCACAACCAAGTAACATAAGTTATTTATGAAATTTTGGTTCTTTATTATTACTTTGTTTAGTTATACAAATTATAACAGGTGTAACTTTAGCTATGCATTATAGTCCTAATGTATTAGAAGCTTTTAATTCTATAGAGCATATGTACTCGTAATGTGCTCTTTAAATCGGGTTAAATTGCTGAAAACCCCCCCTGATTATCAGGGGGACAATCAGCAGGTAAGTTGATCGGCATAGGGATACCCTAAATGTCGATTATCATCTTCAGAGACTACACACTTGACACCTATAAAGGTGATGATATAGTCCAAATTTTACTGCAAAGTAAAACAAGAATGATTACCTATCTATGCCTAAATGATGTAGGCATAACTTTATTATCATTTATTTTCGTATCAGGTATTAAAAATAAAATGGGATTACGTAAATTTTCTAGTATAACAGTACGGGATACACAAAATGAATCTTTTAATAATAACAATAGTGTAAATAAAAATAAGGAATTTTTACATTGGTTTAGTGGGTTTACTGATGCTGAGGGTAATTTTTTAATAAGCATAGATCGTAATTATGTCAAATTAAGATTTAAAATTAGGAGCTTGCGCCTACATATAGATGATCTAAAAGTTCTTCAAGTTATTCAGGCGAAGCACAAATTTAAACATAGGTAGAATAACCGTAGAAGAAGTTAGAAGTCGCTGTTCTTTCATTGTAGAAGATATTTCAGGTATTAATACAATATGTTCTATATTTAATAATTACCCCTTACATACTAGTAAAAAACTAGATTTCCAAGATTTTTATGAAGCTTTGCTAATTAGAACTAAAGAAAAAATTATATCTCCCACTAATTTAGAAAAAATATTATGCTTAAAAAATGGTATGAATTCTAAAAGAGAAATATTTACGTATGATATAACAAAATCTCAAATTATAATAGACCCTAACTGATTTATAGGTTTTATGGAGGGTGAAGGAACTTTTGGTATTAAAACAGGATCATCATTGTATTTACAAGTAGCTCAAAAAAATACAAGTCAGGAATGTTTAAATGGAATAACTAATTATTTAATTGCTTTATCCAACAATACTAAATACTTTCATACTCAAAGTAATAAAATATTACCTTTAAATGTTACAAGTGCAATTAATGCTAAAACAAGTGTAGTATCTTTGGTAGTGAGTAATATAGATGCTCTATATTATTATATTTTACCTTTATTGGATGAATATAAATTTTATAGTCGTAAATTCGAAGATTTTAAATTATGAATAATGGCTTTAATATTGAAAATCCGAGGATATTATTATACACTTGAGGGTAAAAATCAACCCATTCTTGGGTGGAAATATCAGAAATTCTTAATAAAAGATATAGTACAACTGTGTCGAGTGAGAATGTTAAGGAAATAATTAATAATATTAGCAAAAAGTTTGAAGATATTATAAAAAAAGATTCTCCTTTTGATATAGAGTTAGATATACCGCAGACTGAAAATGTACGTAAGTTTAGTATGGCTAATAGATCTGAAAAGCCTAAAACTGTATATATTTGTACAAATGAAGGTTTAATAGAAGGATCTCCTTTTACTTCGTATAGTGCAGCACATTTTAATTTACTTGGTATAGTGAAGTACCCCCTTCCCTTCTTTAAAACACTAAATCTTTGATACTAATAAACTTAATAAAGACAAATATACTCTAATAACCTAGATTGTCGACGTCTAAAATATTAAGGAAGTGGGTCGCTTACTTAAATTAAAGCCGCCCTTCCTTTTTTATTTTTTATCTAGAGATATAGTAGATAAATATTTCATTTTCAATTATTATGGTTATTTACGTATACGGTTTCATATTATTTATTAGAATTCCTTTATTATCTTATTCTAACGCATATACTGCAAAAGAGGTAATTATTAAAGAAGTTAAAGGTAAAGCTGGTATTTACGGTTGAATTAATAACAATAACGGTAAATGCTATGTGGGAAGTAGTGTTGATTTATCTAAACGTCTTTATAGATATTATAGTTTAGCACATATTACTCAACAATCTAAATTTAGTTTAATATGTAAAGCTCTACTTAAAAGAGGTTACTCCTCTTTTACTTTTGAAATTTTAGAGTATTGTAATAAAGAAGATGTTTTAATTAGAGAACAATATTATTTAGATTTATTGAAACCGGAATATAACATTTTAAAAATTGCGGATTCACCTCTTGGTTATAAACATACTGAGGAAGATAAAGAAAAAATGAGAGGTCCTAGAAGTTTAAATCCAGAACATTTAGCTAAAATTAGATCACATATTTCTAAACTTAATGCTAAAAGAGCTATTAGTTTTGTTGTTAATGATCTGGAGAAAAAGACTTTTACTGAATTTTCTTCACTACGTGCCGCAGCTAGAGAATTGCATATTGCAGAAGTATCTATCAAAAAATATTTAAATAATTCTAAATTATTTAAAAATCGTTATATTTTTACTTCTAAAGTAAATAAATAATAAAAAGGATAAAATTAATTTAGGTTAATTAAATCCTAGTAGTAATACTTGTAATCGTTATATAGATACAAATAGATTATATAAAAATAAATATATTTTTCCTCTAATCCCATAGATAGCGCGTCTAGGTGTTAGCTTATAGTAGATAGATTTCATCTGTATACGATTATGAGAGATGTAAATAATGGATGATTAGTACGTTATTTACACAGTAACACAGCTTCAGCTTTCTTTTTCTTAGTGTATTTACATATAGGAAGAGGAATGTATTATGGATCATATAGAGCTCCTAGAACATTAGTTTGAGCTATAGGTACAGTTATACTTATAGTTATGATTGTAACTGCTTTCCTGGGTTATGAATATAGCCCAAAATGGTTTAATATAAGTAATAAAGAAAATATAATAAAGCATAATAAAATAAACAATCATAGACTGTTTAATAAAAGCATAGTTAAAAGAGGATATTGTACAGGCCGTCCAAAAGATAATATTGAAATTTCTGAAAGACTAAAAACAATTATTCAAGAATTAGGTTTAAACCCTGTATATGCTTATGAAAATTTAAATTTAGAAGATACTAGAAAACAAATTTTAAACGATACTAGAGGTTTAAGCGGTATATATATGATAGTTAATAAAGTAACTAAAGACTATTATATAGGTTCTGCGTCGACTAATAGATTTTACGCTAGATTCAGTAATCATGTTATTTATTTCAGAGGAAGCAAAATAGTTAAATTAGCAATAAAAAAATATGATTTAATAAATTTTGCTTTTATTGTATTAGATTTATATCCTAATATTGTTACTAAGGAAAATAACAAAGAATTATTGGATTTAGAAGATAAATATTTAAAATTGTTAGTACCTAATTATAATATTTTGACAGAAGCAGGTTCTAGTTTTGGTTACAAACACACTGAGATTGATCGTCAAAAGATGAAAGATATTTATAGTGACGCTAGACGTGAAAGAATCGGTAATCTAAACAAAGATAAAAAGCTTTCTGCTGAAACCATAGAAAAAATAAGAGAAAAGGCTTTAAATAGACCTTCTATGTCTGATGTAACTAAACAAAAGTGTATAACTAATACAAGACCTGTTGTGTTGTATAATTTAAATGGAACTGTTTACGGTGAATATTCTACTATTTTAGATGCAGCTAAATCTATAAACTGTGACGAAAAAACTATTAGAAGAGCATTAAAAACAGAAAAAAGATTAGTAAAAAGACAATGAATAGTAAAAGATTTCAAGTAAATAGTTATTTTATTATCAAGGCTGCGCTATCCTTTGGATAGTGAAACCGATAAAGCTCTTTATTATACTTTATTTTTATATTAAATTATAGTTCCATGAGTAACAATCTTTTTGTAATCTTTATAGAAAAAAAAAGATTAAAGTGGTATATCCCGACAGGGATATAGAATAATCTTTATGATTATTTGGCAATGTTAGTGAAAACGATCAAAGAAGTTTAAACTTTAAGATCGTCGGTTATATAAATGATCGCGACAGACTGGGTCACTAATGGGTGGCTGAAATGCTGCTTAATGCATAGTCGAAACTTTTGGTTAGGTGCAGCAAGCTCTTCAACTAATAGAATATACGAATTTAAAGTTATTCTAGCTTATTATCTTTATAATAAGTAAGTTTGTATGTTCTGCCTTACGGGCAAATGTCCTTATGAGGTGCTACGGTTATTACTAACCTTGTTAGTGCTATACCATGAATCGGACAAGATATTGTTGAGTCAAAAATTATTATAATAATTATTAATTTATGTTTTGGTGTTGTTATTTTATTTTCAGTTGTAGCTGTTAACAAGAATATGGCTTCGTTACATTTAAATGTTTCGGATACCAAAGCTTCCTTACCTACAATAGGAGTTGTTCATAAGAATGCTTTAAAAAAAGGAAATAAAACTTTAAGATTGGATAAAAAAGAATATATTTCAATTCCTTCGTCTTTTTTAGCCTTTTTAGTTGGATTAATAGATGGGGACGGATATATTCAAATAAGTAAAACACCAAAA from Podospora pseudocomata strain CBS 415.72m mitochondrion, complete sequence, whole genome shotgun sequence encodes:
- the atp6 gene encoding ATP synthase F0 subunit a, coding for MNTLFNTVNFWRYNSSPLTQFEIKDLISIDTPILGNLHISITNIGFYLTMGAFFLLIINLLSTNYNKLIGNSWSISQESLYATLHSIVVNQINPKNGQIYFPFIYALFIFILINNLIGMVPYSFASTSHFVLTFALSFTIVLGATILGFQKHGLEFFSLLVPAGCPLGLLPLLVLIEFISYLARNISLGLRLAANILSGHMLLHILAGFTYNIMTSGIIFFFLGLIPLAFIIAFSGLELGIAFIQAQVFVVLTSGYIKDALDLH